From Anopheles funestus chromosome 3RL, idAnoFuneDA-416_04, whole genome shotgun sequence, a single genomic window includes:
- the LOC125767451 gene encoding uncharacterized protein LOC125767451 gives MCVHGNLIVPLVLCATVALGLALSVSPSGVVEGDQQPKRIATVFERKALTIREDFGNVSEELQRSRPKRRTRDPDEKNNIESSISLWEWLKGRDKPEDNCMLMAIGGVASGGALTGAFVGAGIGSIFTGPGAIVGGIIGGLVGVFGGLSVGARAGAVACENV, from the exons ATGTGCGTTCACGGGAATTTAATTGTACCGCTGGTTCTGTGCGCAACGGTTGCGTTAGGTCTCGCACTATCGGTCAGTCCGTCCGGGGTGGTAGAGGGAGATCAGCAACCAAAGAGAATTGCAACCGTCTTCGAACGGAAAGCGCTAACTATCCGGGAGGATTTCGGTAATGTGTCTGAGGAGCTACAGCGGTCACGACCGAAGCGCCGAACGAGAGATCCAGACGAAAAGAACAACATTGAGTCAA GTATATCGCTCTGGGAGTGGCTGAAGGGACGCGACAAACCCGAGGATAACTGTATGCTGATGGCGATCGGTGGCGTCGCCAGTGGAGGAGCTTTAACGGGAGCATTTGTCGGTGCTGGTATCGGAAGTATTTTTACCGGACCGGGTGCGATTGTGGGAGGTATCATTGGAGGGCTGGTGGGTGTGTTTGGTGGCCTCAGTGTAGGTGCGAGAGCGGGTGCAGTCGCGTGTGAAAATGTTTGA